The sequence CCATCAAAGCTCTGGGTGCCTATCATAATCTTTTTGATCCTGCGGCCTGCCGTCCTTTCAATTTGTTCTATTAACCCGGATATAAATACATCATTCTCATGCAAATCATCTTCAGACAGATCTATTCCCAGCTTCTCCTGCAAATCCCGGAGACAAAGGGTTTTTTCCGTTTTGTAAAAAGGGGAATGTTTGCAGTAATCACATTCAACCTTTCTTAGATATGAAACCCTGTTACCCCAGACGTTTTCGGAATCTTCCGTAGAACCTCCACATGTAGAATGATACACAGCATCAATGGGGTTGCCGTTATATGTCAGTATAAGACCCTGTGTTCCGGTAACTGCTTTATTTATCTTTTCCCAGTTGGATTCAAACTCATCACCCCACAGTTCCTTCAACTCCTCTGCTGATACCCATCCCTGACAGCATTCCCTATCTGTACAAATATCGGCCTCCGGGTTGGTTTTGCACCCAAATCCCCCCAGATTCCTTATTCTCTTGATTGCAAAGGTTCTGGAAGCAATTGCCTGTGCTCTCATGGCCACTTCATGGAATGAAATAGGTATCTCAGCAGCCAGGACGCCTTTTACATATTCCTCCAGTTCCATAATTGCCAGCTGGCCGGTATTATTTATATAAACCTTTAGCAGTATGGTACTTTTGTTCATAATAACAGAACCTCCTTTAGGGGCTCACTCATTACTCATAGGGAGAACTGGGAAGACCTTCTCGCAATTTGCCCCTTGTATTAAAGCCTCCGATCCCCTTTATTCCTGTTATTGTAGAACCGATCACATCCTGAATCGATACGAAATTATCAATAGGGCTAAAAGCAATCTTTTCAGTGATAAATACGGGATCCAGGCAGTGAATAAGCACTCTATGGGGAGAACTCGCAAAATTGGCCCCTGCTCTTAAAAGCTCTTCATAATATGATTGACACGCTCCGGCAAATATTACAAGTTCATCAAGGGAGGGTTCATATTTCCTTGCTCTTTTAACCGCTTCCACAAAATACCTTGAATTTCTGTAACAGCTTATTTCGGTGAAATTTTTTGACCTGTTAAGCATACCATCGTGACCGGTCAAAACCAGAATATCGGGAGAATATTCGACCAGGAACATATAAACCCTTTTGGGTTGAAGTTTTTCGGGAATATGTTCCCCGATCACATCCATACCCAGGCGTTTGTATGTACTTAAACATACCTCCAGGTATTCTTCATCTCCATCTATGTGAAGGACCCTTCCCGGTTTATCAAAAAAACCGTTGTTATTATTTTTTTCTTCTTTTTGATGACCCCTTTTTTCCATTTCTAATTTTCTCCTATACATTATCCGTATAAGGCATTCATTGCTTTTTTTAATAAAATCCTTTTTGTATTCCCTCAGTTCCTGTTGGCTCACCTTTTTCAGGTCATCGAGGGGCGCATCTGCCAGTATCCTTAATTCCAGCCCTTTTAGAACTGCTTTAGTCTGCTCACCTTCCTGTATTATATCTACAATTTTAAAGAATATATCACAGTTGTAAGATTTACGGCTTACGATATCCCCGATATCCATTAAGACCCCTCCCCATAGAACTTTACCCCTTAAATTTAATCTTAATACTAGGATATGTTGCGGATACGGGAGGTGTGCATTTGGAACCCAATTTATCTCATCCCTATATAATAATATTAAGATTGTATGCCGCTGCCCTTGAATTTCCGCCGCTTTATCAGCTGTTTATCGCCGTCCGGCAGCTCTCCGCCGTCACAGGCTTTAAAGCCCTAAACAAGCGCTCATGTGTTTGCATTAATTCAACTAGACTTACCGTATCCTGAGTAAATATATAGTCAATTTGGGAAATTTGATCCCGAAAGGGGGAAATTTGATGATTACTGCGGTAATACCGGCCCAGAATGAAGAAAAAAGGATCGGCTTCGTAATAAGGAGTGCTTTAGAAGCAGAAATTGACCGGATTTTTGTCATAATAAACGGTTCCCGGGATAGGACCTATGATGAGGTAGAATCATTAGGCGATAGCAGGATAAAGAGTTATGTATTTCGGGAAAGCCTCGGAATAGATGTGCCCAGGGCTATAGGGGCCTTTGAATCTTACAGGATTGGTGCTAACACCGTCGTATTTGTCGATGGTGACATGATAGGGAACATCACCCCCATTTTAAGAAACCTGATATATTCCATTGAGGTGCTGGGCAGCGACCTTGCTCTCACCAACTGTTACCCTAAAATTCCCAGCAGTTACGGGCTGAGCACCTATATACTTAATTTCAGATATATGCTTAATGAAACCCTGGGAATATACAGCCAGGTAGGTGTTTCCAGCCCTTCTCACGGCCCTCATGCAGTATCCCGCCGTCTTCTAGAAACCATTCCCTTTAGGGAAATGGCCGTTCCCCCCGTTGTGCTGGCTCTTGCAGTGAAATCAAACTTAAAAATCCATGTTTCCTCAACGATCCCCCACTATAAACTGGGCTCAAAAACCAAAAATCCAAAACACGCTGAAAAAATAGCAGAAACGATAATCGGTGACTGTCTGGAGGCTATATGTGTTTATTTGGGGAAGGAAAGACACAGGTTCTTTGAAGGGCATGAATATATAGGCTATCACGATGAACGCAGATGGGATATCCTTGAAGAATATATAAAGGAAAGCAGTGTATAAAATCAAAAAAGCTGCTCCTAAAAAGGGGCAGCTTTTTGATTATTCATGAAAGCCTAAGCGGTTCAGATTAATGCTCACATTCACGTTTATTTTAGTTTTCGGAAATGTAGTATCCCAATCGACCGATTTCATATATTCAGGGTAATGAGCTGCCAGGAACCTTCCGATTTCTAAGGTGTCACTGCCGAATTCCTCCTGCTGTTTTCTAATTACCCTTGTGACCAGTCTTTGAATGTCCCGGCTGATTATCCCTTCTATTTCCTTAATTTTTTTTTCGGAAAAAACCTTACCGGGTAAATTGGACTCTCTTAGATAACTGGTCTTTATTTTATAGGAAAGTTCTATCTCCGGTATTTCCCCGAGATGATTCACTTTTATTTCCCTCTGTCCTCCCCGTATATTGACTGTTATTTTTTCTCCTTCACCGCCACCGCTTTTTTCAATAGTATAATTCGATTCGGTAATTCTACCGCTGGCAATCATAAATCCAAAAGTCTCATTCATATTGTACTTGCCCACCATCTTGTCATCTTTGAAAACGGCAAGCCCGATTATCCCGATTAGCTTTTCCCCTTCCAAAGGTGCGATTAACGGCATAAAACCATGGGAGTATTTATTATATAAAAGACGCATAAAATCCTCAAACCTCAGCTTAGGCACAGCCGTATACTCCTCATTAACCGTTAAGACCTTTTCTATATGAGCAGAAACCCTGGGGTTTTCTGTAGGGACAATGCCGAAAATGTCTTCTGCTTTACCGTCA is a genomic window of Koleobacter methoxysyntrophicus containing:
- a CDS encoding Ger(x)C family spore germination protein; the encoded protein is MKGARILNCFLISLLTLLLPAVTGCWDQRPLENLNIVFGLGVDMLEHSEGMIRLIADIPTFERESKEDSQVIKREGFTLINGLQRMQKKVTGLLVLGHVKVLVFGEEMARKGVRSILDDLDRNPDFNSLAFIVVADGKAEDIFGIVPTENPRVSAHIEKVLTVNEEYTAVPKLRFEDFMRLLYNKYSHGFMPLIAPLEGEKLIGIIGLAVFKDDKMVGKYNMNETFGFMIASGRITESNYTIEKSGGGEGEKITVNIRGGQREIKVNHLGEIPEIELSYKIKTSYLRESNLPGKVFSEKKIKEIEGIISRDIQRLVTRVIRKQQEEFGSDTLEIGRFLAAHYPEYMKSVDWDTTFPKTKINVNVSINLNRLGFHE
- the yabG gene encoding sporulation peptidase YabG produces the protein MDIGDIVSRKSYNCDIFFKIVDIIQEGEQTKAVLKGLELRILADAPLDDLKKVSQQELREYKKDFIKKSNECLIRIMYRRKLEMEKRGHQKEEKNNNNGFFDKPGRVLHIDGDEEYLEVCLSTYKRLGMDVIGEHIPEKLQPKRVYMFLVEYSPDILVLTGHDGMLNRSKNFTEISCYRNSRYFVEAVKRARKYEPSLDELVIFAGACQSYYEELLRAGANFASSPHRVLIHCLDPVFITEKIAFSPIDNFVSIQDVIGSTITGIKGIGGFNTRGKLREGLPSSPYE
- a CDS encoding glycosyltransferase family 2 protein, with translation MITAVIPAQNEEKRIGFVIRSALEAEIDRIFVIINGSRDRTYDEVESLGDSRIKSYVFRESLGIDVPRAIGAFESYRIGANTVVFVDGDMIGNITPILRNLIYSIEVLGSDLALTNCYPKIPSSYGLSTYILNFRYMLNETLGIYSQVGVSSPSHGPHAVSRRLLETIPFREMAVPPVVLALAVKSNLKIHVSSTIPHYKLGSKTKNPKHAEKIAETIIGDCLEAICVYLGKERHRFFEGHEYIGYHDERRWDILEEYIKESSV